One stretch of Tenrec ecaudatus isolate mTenEca1 chromosome 18, mTenEca1.hap1, whole genome shotgun sequence DNA includes these proteins:
- the TSNAXIP1 gene encoding translin-associated factor X-interacting protein 1, which yields MTTGCTLLQFLRPRLLAARRPEGNGLPEAAVLGLLAPIEVGACQAETPKESMTTSGRGGSAASGEKAHHGSRSQLDDFIQPSDKPTRTRQQAEEESQRKTSEMNQNGSFTVESKSILKRKLSQKRKTLPQSSIGSHLSPWPMHIYGRTILPNRKPCSVDYQNLASAQKEEPLNMTKPRYLEQLENHLRKELLLLDLCTDSTQELRLQPYREIFEFFIEDFKTYKPLLSSIKNAYEVTLAYQRETIRSLEPLRAKLVTVKEDCNEKLLAMRAAERHEVSVLKNEKMHLLKLIDKKNEEKVSLQSEVAKLRKNLAEEYLHYLTERDARKILLADLNELRYQREDMSLAQSPGIWGEDPVKLTLALKMTRQDLTRTQMELNTMKANFGDVVPRRDFEMQEKTNKDLQEQLESLQADYDEVCKEHEILLQLHMSTLKERDQFHAELQDIQQTSTPRPDWTKCEGVVAGGTDRWKMLAAGKNSDQLVDVLLEEIGEGLLRERAYFPGLGYGEAIPAFLRFDGTVENKKPTKIEVVNLIQDVWKERLAEEQKEKFADFFFNFLERRFGPSEAMAWAYTIFENIKLFRSNEVMSQFYTVLMGKMKESVYIYQKETIAQLQREMASADSQNEGLLSMENFSSILRSTFPLKKEEQIQELMEAGGWNPNSSSADLLRYRVLFKEDDEGQSEPFVQKVWEQYVDEKEAYLQELKQELESRPASSRHRAEVTPGRLREALVTIDPSLDAQTLGTYISQAFQVPVTGLPVEGDDEENEQGLKTPLETVMSRLWVCDIRRAGLRTEPEPAI from the exons GGTCTGCTGCTTCCGGTGAGAAAGCCCATCATGGTTCCCGAAGCCAATTGGATGACTTTATCCAGCCGTCGGACAAGCCTaccaggaccaggcagcaggCTGAGGAAGA ATCCCAGCGGAAGACTTCCGAGATGAACCAAAACGGCTCATTTACCGTCGAATCCAAGAGCATCCTGAAACGTAAGCTTTCTCAGAAACGGAAGACACTG CCTCAGTCCTCCATAGGCAGCCACCTGTCCCCATGGCCCATGCACATCTATGGCCGCACCATCCTGCCAAACCGAAAGCCCTGTTCAGTGGACTACCAGAACCTAGCGAG CGCCCAGAAGGAAGAACCCTTGAACATGACCAAGCCGAGGTACCTGGAGCAGCTGGAAAACCACCTGCGtaaggagctgctcctgctgGACCTGTGCACGGACTCCACTCAGGAGCTGAGGCTGCAG CCTTACCGAGAGATCTTTGAGTTCTTCATAGAGGACTTCAAAACGTACAAGCCGCTGCTGTCCTCCATCAAGAACGCATATGAGGTGACGCTGG CCTACCAGCGGGAGACCATTCGGTCCCTGGAGCCCCTGAGGGCCAAGCTGGTCACCGTGAAGGAggactgtaatgagaagctgctgGCCATGCGGGCCGCGGAGCGGCACGAAGTCTCCGTGCTCAAGAATGAGAAGATGCACTTGCTCAAGCTGATCGACAAGAAGAACGAGGAGAAGGTCTCGCTGCAGAGCGAG GTGGCCAAGCTGAGGAAGAACCTGGCTGAGGAATACCTGCATTACCTCACTGAGAGAGATGCCCGCAAGATCCTCCTCGCGGACCTGAACGAGCTCCGCTATCAGAGGGAGGACATGTCACTAGCCCAGTCCCCAG ggatctggggggaggaccCCGTGAAGTTGACGCTGGCTCTGAAGATGACCCGGCAAGACCTGACGCGCACACAGATGGAGCTCAACACCATGAAAGCCAACTTCGGCGACGTGGTGCCCAGGAGGGACTTTGAAATGCAGGAGAAGACCAACAAGGATCTGCAGGAGCAG CTGGAGAGCCTGCAGGCAGACTACGATGAAGTCTGCAAGGAACATGAGATCCTGCTGCAGCTGCACATGAGCACGCTCAAGGAGCGGGACCAGTTCCACGCAGAGCTGCAGGACATCCAGCAGACCTCCACGCCGAGGCCAGACTGGACCAAGTGCGAAG GCGTGGTGGCGGGGGGCACAGATCGCTGGAAGATGCTGGCCGCAGGCAAGAACAGTGACCAGCTGGTGGACGTGCTGCTGGAGGAGATAGGCGAAGGGCTACTTCGGGAGAGAGCCTACTTCCCTGGCCTG gGCTACGGGGAAGCCATCCCTGCTTTCCTCCGATTTGATGGCACTGTGGAGAACAAGAAGCCGACCAAGATAGAGGTGGTAAACCTCATCCAAGACGTCTGGAAAGAGCGCCTCGCCGAGGAGCAG AAAGAGAAGTTTGCAGATTTCTTCTTCAACTTCCTGGAGCGTCGCTTTGGGCCTAGTGAAGCCATGGCCTGGGCCTACACCATTTTTGAAAACATCAAGCTCTTCCGTTCCAACGAGGTCATGAGTCAGTTTTATACAGTCTTGATGGGAAAG ATGAAGGAGAGTGTGTACATCTACCAGAAGGAAACCATagcccagctgcagagggagatgGCAAGTGCCGACAGCCAGAACGAGGGACTCCTGTCCATGGAAAATTTCAG CTCCATCCTCCGGAGTACCTTCCCCCTCAAGAAGGAAGAGCAAATCCAGGAGCTGATGGAGGCTGGGGGCTGGAACCCCAACAGCAGCAGCGCGGACCTGCTCAGATACCGGGTCCTGTTTAAGGAG GACGACGAGGGCCAGAGTGAGCCCTTTGTCCAGAAGGTGTGGGAGCAGTATGTGGATGAGAAGGAGGCCTACTTGCAGGAGCTGAAGCAGGAGCTGG AGTCAAGGCCTGCCTCTTCCCGGCACAGGGCGGAGGTCACCCCAGGCCGGCTACGTGAGGCACTGGTGACAATCGACCCCAGTCTGGACGCACAGACCCTGGGCACCTACATCAGCCAGGCCTTCCAGGTCCCCGTGACGGGACTGCCAGTGGAGGGCGACGACGAGGAGAACGAGCAGGGCCTGAAGACGCCGCTGGAGACAGTGATGAGCCGGCTTTGGGTGTGCGACATCCGGCGGGCAGGGCTGCGCACGGAGCCAGAGCCTGCCATCTAG
- the CENPT gene encoding centromere protein T, producing MAGSFSPDSDPTTRTLLRRVLDSTDPQRPRSPGPGARSPHSSQSSRTLRSQALRSAQRAGLETLPSRGSHTKASAQRQQRHSHGARAIGRWPHVPASGHLEEQTPRTLLKNILLTAPESSMVMPRPAAGTPVLAPPVVQPSRRESSRGSLDLQLPELEPPTSLAAGVLAPGRRKRLRLSAFQQEVDQGLPLSQESPKNSDPPSLTSSLSLTFGTPLQSQSVKRPGLARRPPARRAIDVAAFLRDLQDSSATSGALALEGDSHRTPGATLPKETMLEDTQFFSPPLVGHSFKAHLSLPAPATAPTTSGAAGAQRPRGRRTWSGRMLQDSPECAGSPKPSQLPTGRLEAASPQAVGFPSLHSGLSGEDDGVEPFGDGADEHAEEGKGDVRGRTTREASAGAQGAAGAEASEQMEASGSPEAVDPGGSSWPADSSVRTGSPQLAPKAPESLQARQLHHCVEPAPPAKLPPRPRAAGPRPRPDPYKAGLSHYGKLFSFFAKMPLEKAALEMVEKCLDKYFQHLYNDLEVFAAHAGRKTVQLEDLELLMRRQGLVTEQVSLHVLVERYLPLEYRQLLIPCASSGNAVFPAQ from the exons ATGGCTGGGAGCTTTAGCCCAGACAGCGATCCTACGACGCGCACGTTGCTGCGGCGCGTGTTGGACTCAACGGACCCGCAGCGGCcccggagccccgggcctgg CGCCCGCTCCCCACACAGTTCTCAAAGCTCCCGGACCCTGCGCTCCCAGGCCCTGCGCAGTGCCCAGAGAGCCGGGCTTGAAACACTTCCCTCCAGGGGCAGCCACACCAAGGCATCTGCCCAGCGGCAGCAGAGGCATTCTCATGGAGCCAGG GCTATTGGCAGATGGCCCCACGTTCcagccagtgggcacttggaggagcaGACACCCCGCACCCTGTTGAAGAACATCCTGCTGACCG CCCCGGAATCTTCCATGGTGATGCCCAGGCCAGCCGCAGGGACACCAGTGCTGGCACCACCAGTGGTCCAGCCCTCCAGACGGGAAAGCAGTCGGGGCAG CTTGGACCTGCAGCTCCCTGAGCTGgagccccccacctccctggcTGCAGGCGTGCTGGCCCCCGGCAGGAGGAAGCGGCTGAGACTGTCGGCGTTTCAGCAGGAAGTGGACCAGGGACTGCCCCTCTCCCAAG AGTCTCCCAAGAATTCGGATCCCCCTTCCCTAACCAG CTCCCTCAGCCTAACCTTTGGCACGCCGCTCCAGTCACAGTCCGTGAAGAGGCCAGGTCTGGCCCGCCGACCTCCTGCCCGCCGAGCTATAGACGTGGCAGCCTTCTTACGGGATCTGCAAGATAGCTCCGCCACCTCTGGGGCCTTGGCTTTGGAAG GTGACAGCCACAGAACCCCTGGTGCCACCTTGCCAAAGGAAACCATGCTGGAGGACACCCAGTTCTTCTCCCCACCCTTGGTTGGCCACTCCTTCAAAGCACACCTCTCCCTGCCTGCTCCCGCTACGGCTCCCACCACTTCTGGGGCTGCAGGAGCCCAGAGGCCGCGAGGCCGCAGGACCTGGAGCGGGCGCATGCTGCAGGACAGCCCTGAGTGTGCAG GTTCCCCGAAGCCCTCCCAGCTCCCGACAGGCCGGCTAGAGGCGGCCAGCCCCCAGGCCGTGGGTTTCCCGAGCCTCCACAGTGGTCTCTCTGGAGAAGACGATGGAGTGGAGCCCTTTGGGGACGGGGCTGACGAGCACGCTGAGGAAGGGAAAGGAGATGTGAGAGGGAGGACCACCAGGGAGGCGTCGGCAGGTGCACAGGGGgctgctggggctgaggcatCTGAGCAGATGGAAGCCTCCGGATCCCCTGAGGCTGTGGATCCTGGAGGATCTTCCTGGCCTGCGGATTCTTCTGTTAGGACAG GAAGTCCCCAGTTGGCCCCCAAGGCCCCTGAGTCTCTCCAGGCCAGGCAACTTCATCACTGTGTTGAGCCAGCCCCTCCAGCCAA GCTTCCCCCCAGGCCTCGAGCTGCTGGCCCCAGGCCCCGTCCAGATCCCTACAAGGCTGGCCTGAGCCACTATGGGAAACTCTTCAGCTTCTTCGCTAAGATGCCCTTGGAGAAGGCGGCTCTTGAGATGGTGGAGAAGTG CCTGGACAAGTACTTCCAGCATCTCTACAATGACTTGGAGGTCTTTGCTGCTCACGCAGGACGCAAGACCGTGCAGCTGGAAGACCTGGAGCTGCTGATGAGACG gcagggcctggTCACCGAGCAGGTCTCACTGCATGTGCTGGTGGAGCGCTACCTGCCCCTGGAGTACCGGCAGCTGCTCATCCCCTGTGCGTCCAGCGGCAACGCCGTGTTCCCCGCCCAGTAG
- the THAP11 gene encoding THAP domain-containing protein 11, whose product MPGFTCCVPGCYNNSHRDKALHFYTFPKDAELRRLWLKNVSRAGVSGCFSTFQPTTGHRLCSVHFQGGRKTYTVRVPTIFPLRGVNERKVARRPAGAAAARRRQQQQQQQQQLQQQQQQPAPSASTAQTAQLQPNLVSASAAVLLTLQAAVDSSQAPGSVAPNPNTPTGEDVKPIDLTVQVEFASAEGAAAAAAASELEAATAGLEAAECPMGPQLVVVGEEGFPDTGSDHSYSLSSGTTEEELLRKLNEQRDILALMEVKMKEMKGSIRHLRLTEAKLREELREKDRLLAMAVIRKKHGM is encoded by the coding sequence ATGCCTGGCTTTACGTGCTGCGTTCCGGGCTGCTACAACAACTCGCACCGGGACAAGGCGCTGCACTTCTACACGTTCCCCAAGGACGCAGAGCTGCGGCGCCTGTGGCTCAAGAACGTGTCCCGCGCCGGCGTCAGTGGGTGCTTCTCCACTTTCCAGCCCACCACGGGCCACCGTCTCTGCAGCGTCCACTTCCAAGGCGGCCGCAAGACCTACACGGTGCGCGTCCCCACCATCTTCCCGCTGCGCGGTGTCAATGAGCGCAAAGTAGCGCGCAGACCCGCGGGGGCAGCGGCCGCCCGCCgcagacagcagcagcagcagcagcagcaacaactgcagcagcagcagcagcaaccggCGCCGTCGGCCTCCACCGCCCAGACTGCCCAGCTGCAGCCGAATCTGGTATCTGCTTCAGCGGCCGTGCTCCTCACCCTTCAGGCTGCTGTAGACAGTAGCCAGGCACCGGGATCCGTAGCCCCGAATCCCAACACTCCCACTGGAGAAGACGTGAAACCCATCGACCTGACGGTGCAAGTGGAATTCGCATCTGCAGAGGGCGCCGCTGCAGCAGCAGCCGCGTCAGAGCTGGAAGCTGCTACTGCCGGTCTCGAAGCAGCTGAATGTCCTATGGGCCCGCAGTTGGTCGTAGTGGGGGAAGAGGGCTTCCCTGATACCGGCTCTGACCACTCGTACTCGTTGTCATCAGGCACCACGGAAGAGGAGCTCCTGCGCAAGCTCAACGAGCAACGGGACATCCTGGCGCTGATGGAGGTGAAGATGAAGGAGATGAAGGGCAGCATCCGCCACCTGCGTCTCACTGAGGCCAAGCTTCGAGAAGAACTCCGTGAGAAGGATCGGCTGCTGGCCATGGCTGTCATTCGAAAGAAGCATGGAATGTGA